From Acidihalobacter aeolianus, a single genomic window includes:
- the fabF gene encoding beta-ketoacyl-ACP synthase II: MSKRRVVVTGLGIVSPVGSTVDTAWENVLAGRSGITHIDHFDPEESPVKISGYVRDFDPGEYIPPKDQKKMDIFVHYGIGAAIQALRDAGIEPHDERIPAERIGVAIGSGIGGLPGIEKGHIAMMNGGARKVSPFFIPSSLINMVSGNLSIMYGFRGPNIAIVTACTTGTHNIGDAARMIAYGDADVMIAGGAEMASTPLCIAGFAAARALSTRNDDPAGASRPWDRDRDGFVIGAGAGVLVLESYEHAQARGAHIYCELAGYGLNADAYHMTQPSGEGATRCMLLALRDAGVNPDEVDYINAHGTSTPAGDRAESDAIKRAFGDHAYQLAVSSTKSMTGHLLGAAGGVEAVFSILALRDQVLPPTVNLENPDEGCDLDYVPNTARERDMSYALSNSFGFGGTNGSLLFRKI, translated from the coding sequence TTGTCGAAGCGCCGCGTCGTCGTAACCGGGCTCGGTATCGTGTCGCCCGTGGGATCCACGGTCGATACCGCGTGGGAGAACGTCCTGGCGGGACGCAGTGGGATCACGCATATCGATCATTTCGACCCTGAAGAGTCACCGGTCAAAATATCGGGCTACGTGCGTGACTTTGATCCAGGGGAATACATCCCACCCAAAGACCAGAAAAAAATGGACATCTTTGTCCATTACGGCATCGGCGCAGCCATTCAGGCGTTGCGCGATGCGGGTATCGAACCCCACGACGAGCGCATCCCGGCCGAACGTATCGGCGTGGCCATCGGCTCCGGCATTGGCGGTCTGCCCGGTATCGAGAAGGGCCACATCGCTATGATGAACGGCGGCGCGCGCAAGGTCTCGCCGTTCTTCATCCCCAGCAGCCTGATCAATATGGTCTCGGGCAACCTGTCCATCATGTACGGCTTCCGGGGACCGAACATCGCCATCGTGACCGCATGCACCACCGGTACGCACAATATCGGCGATGCGGCGCGCATGATTGCGTATGGCGACGCCGACGTGATGATCGCGGGGGGCGCGGAAATGGCCTCGACACCCCTGTGCATTGCAGGCTTCGCCGCTGCCCGCGCACTTTCCACGCGTAACGACGACCCCGCGGGCGCCAGCCGCCCCTGGGATCGCGACCGCGACGGATTCGTCATCGGTGCTGGGGCCGGCGTGCTGGTGCTCGAATCCTACGAGCATGCCCAGGCCCGTGGTGCGCACATCTACTGCGAACTTGCTGGGTACGGGCTCAACGCCGATGCCTATCACATGACCCAACCATCGGGGGAGGGGGCCACCCGCTGCATGCTGCTCGCACTGCGCGATGCCGGCGTGAACCCGGATGAGGTCGATTACATCAATGCGCACGGCACCTCCACCCCGGCGGGCGACAGGGCCGAGAGCGACGCCATCAAGCGCGCCTTCGGCGACCACGCCTACCAACTGGCGGTCAGTTCGACCAAGTCGATGACCGGACATCTGCTTGGGGCTGCCGGCGGTGTCGAGGCCGTGTTCTCGATTCTTGCCCTGCGCGATCAGGTTCTGCCGCCCACGGTCAATCTGGAAAATCCAGACGAAGGCTGCGATCTCGATTACGTGCCCAACACGGCGCGCGAACGCGACATGTCGTACGCCCTTTCGAACTCCTTCGGGTTCGGTGGCACCAACGGATCGTTGTTGTTCCGGAAAATCTGA
- the pabC gene encoding aminodeoxychorismate lyase: MADKASHLDSCVPISDRGLAYGHGVFETLEARDGQLPHWPRHWRRLTEGCRRLHLHMPMETELLPELLRASPPDGRHVVKLVYTAGDGERGYRIPSELTPRLLIDIRPWPIYPSSHTLKGVAVRLCHTRLPDDPALAGIKHLNRLHQVLARAEWDDDTIVEGLLADSNGNLVEGSMSNLFWIEGDRLLTPDLDRCGVAGIMRERILDWARANAVETSIETLEPERLHQADGALLCNSLIGIWPVRRIETQDMPPFPPLIGTLCRAVREGTC; the protein is encoded by the coding sequence ATGGCCGACAAGGCATCGCATCTGGACAGTTGCGTACCCATCTCCGACCGGGGTCTGGCCTACGGTCACGGCGTCTTCGAAACCCTTGAGGCCAGGGATGGCCAATTGCCGCACTGGCCCAGGCACTGGCGACGACTGACCGAGGGCTGTCGCCGACTCCATTTACACATGCCGATGGAAACGGAATTGCTCCCCGAACTGCTACGAGCCAGTCCGCCCGATGGACGCCACGTCGTCAAACTCGTGTATACCGCCGGTGACGGCGAACGGGGATACCGCATCCCGTCAGAGCTGACGCCGCGCCTGTTGATCGACATACGACCGTGGCCAATATACCCATCAAGCCATACCCTCAAGGGCGTTGCGGTACGCCTATGCCACACCCGGCTGCCAGACGACCCGGCCCTGGCCGGCATCAAACACCTAAACCGCCTGCATCAGGTACTGGCTCGCGCGGAATGGGATGACGATACCATCGTCGAGGGCCTGCTGGCCGACAGCAACGGCAACTTGGTCGAAGGCTCCATGAGCAACCTGTTCTGGATCGAGGGTGATAGACTGCTGACGCCTGATCTCGACCGATGCGGCGTAGCCGGCATCATGCGCGAACGCATCCTCGACTGGGCCCGGGCGAACGCTGTCGAAACGTCCATCGAGACGCTCGAGCCCGAGCGCCTGCACCAGGCCGACGGCGCACTGCTGTGCAACAGCCTGATCGGCATCTGGCCGGTGCGACGCATCGAAACCCAGGATATGCCCCCGTTCCCGCCACTGATCGGAACACTATGTCGGGCCGTACGTGAAGGAACCTGCTGA
- a CDS encoding aminodeoxychorismate synthase component I, translating to MAQRPLRGPDDLLELHRLNPARYPHLLQSTARGGPRGRYDILFAFPEAPLVNFSGSGFTQWLDQTAGACREQAPSAPGIPFAGGWFLYLGYELAYILEPVLGPPPGHPWDWPAVLAQYCPAAVIRDHLNGSVYAVAAAGHEALLQDITCDAEQAALSGPAQLAAKNGLHIVETPADAYLHGVERILDYIRDGDVFQVNLSREWLCEGSTGTPADLYARLRLANPAPFAALATMGPRAVISSSPERLVACRDGWVSTRPIAGTRPRGHDAASDRVLQRKLAENLKERAEHVMLIDLERNDLGRIARTGSVEVDELMVIESYAHVHHIVSNVRAKPRPGLRPGELIRAMFPGGTITGCPKVRCMQILRELEGEARGAYTGAIGYLGNDGQMDLNILIRTLEWNSGELRFRTGAGIVADSHPAAELEETRHKAAGLLRALI from the coding sequence ATCGCGCAGCGCCCGCTGCGCGGGCCAGATGACCTGCTGGAACTGCACCGACTGAACCCGGCGCGCTATCCGCATTTGCTGCAAAGCACGGCACGGGGCGGCCCCCGCGGGCGCTACGACATCCTGTTCGCGTTCCCCGAGGCGCCTCTGGTGAATTTTTCGGGGAGCGGGTTTACGCAGTGGCTCGACCAGACAGCCGGAGCCTGTCGCGAACAGGCACCCTCGGCACCGGGCATTCCCTTTGCCGGCGGGTGGTTCCTCTACCTGGGCTACGAACTGGCCTATATTCTGGAACCTGTGCTGGGACCTCCTCCGGGTCATCCGTGGGACTGGCCTGCCGTGCTTGCGCAATACTGTCCGGCCGCCGTCATTCGCGATCATCTGAACGGCAGCGTCTATGCTGTTGCGGCAGCGGGTCACGAGGCACTGCTGCAGGACATCACATGCGATGCCGAGCAAGCGGCATTATCGGGTCCTGCGCAACTTGCCGCAAAGAATGGCCTGCACATCGTCGAGACGCCAGCAGACGCGTATCTGCACGGGGTGGAACGCATACTCGACTATATCCGCGACGGCGACGTGTTTCAGGTCAACCTGTCCCGCGAATGGCTTTGCGAGGGCTCCACAGGTACGCCGGCGGACCTTTATGCACGACTGCGCCTGGCCAATCCGGCGCCGTTCGCCGCCTTGGCGACAATGGGACCGCGAGCGGTGATCAGTTCATCTCCGGAACGCCTGGTCGCCTGTCGTGACGGCTGGGTGTCGACACGCCCCATCGCCGGCACCCGCCCGCGAGGGCACGATGCCGCCTCCGACCGTGTCCTGCAGCGCAAACTAGCAGAGAATCTCAAAGAACGCGCCGAACACGTCATGCTGATCGACCTTGAGCGCAATGACCTGGGGCGTATCGCCCGCACCGGCAGCGTCGAGGTCGACGAATTAATGGTGATCGAAAGCTATGCCCACGTGCATCATATCGTCTCCAATGTACGCGCAAAGCCGCGTCCCGGCCTGCGCCCAGGCGAATTGATTCGCGCGATGTTCCCGGGCGGCACCATCACCGGTTGTCCCAAGGTTCGATGCATGCAGATACTCCGCGAACTGGAGGGCGAGGCGCGTGGTGCCTATACCGGGGCGATCGGTTATCTCGGCAACGACGGGCAGATGGATCTCAACATCCTCATCCGCACGCTCGAGTGGAACTCGGGGGAACTGCGCTTCCGCACCGGTGCAGGCATCGTCGCCGATTCGCACCCCGCCGCCGAACTCGAGGAAACCCGGCACAAGGCTGCCGGATTGCTCAGGGCCTTGATCTGA
- the icd gene encoding NADP-dependent isocitrate dehydrogenase, whose amino-acid sequence MSYQHIDTPSWGERITANADGSLRVPAKPVIPFIEGDGIGADVTPVMREVVDAAVHKAYGDTRAIAWMEVYAGEKATRVYGDDVWLPDETMDAMREYLVAIKGPLTTPVGGGIRSLNVALRQTLDLYVCLRPVRYYDGTPSPVKAPEKTDMVIFRENSEDIYAGIEWAAETAEARKLIAYLQAEMGVTNIRFPESSGVGIKPVSREGTERLVRKAIQYAIDNGRKSVTLVHKGNIMKFTEGAFKAWGYALAQREFGAQPLDGGPWMRLTNPRTGDDIVIKDVIADAFLQEILLNPQNYEVIATLNLNGDYISDALAAQVGGIGIAPGANLSDSIGIFEATHGTAPMIAGQDKANPGSIVLSAEMMLRHLGWIEAADAIVSGLSGAIKAGRVTDDLARLMTGAETVSCSEFGRCIVAHM is encoded by the coding sequence ATGTCCTACCAGCACATCGACACGCCCTCGTGGGGGGAACGCATCACCGCGAATGCCGACGGCTCACTGCGCGTACCCGCCAAGCCCGTGATCCCCTTCATCGAGGGTGATGGCATCGGCGCGGACGTCACGCCCGTAATGCGTGAGGTCGTCGATGCCGCCGTGCATAAGGCTTACGGCGATACGCGCGCAATCGCGTGGATGGAGGTTTACGCCGGCGAAAAGGCCACCCGCGTTTACGGCGACGACGTATGGCTTCCGGACGAAACCATGGATGCCATGCGCGAGTATCTGGTGGCAATCAAGGGCCCCTTGACCACGCCCGTTGGCGGCGGCATCCGCTCGCTTAACGTCGCCCTCAGACAGACGCTCGACCTCTACGTCTGTCTGCGTCCGGTGCGCTATTACGACGGCACCCCCAGCCCGGTCAAAGCCCCGGAGAAAACGGACATGGTGATCTTCCGCGAAAATTCGGAAGACATCTATGCCGGCATCGAGTGGGCAGCAGAAACCGCCGAGGCACGCAAGCTCATCGCTTATCTACAGGCTGAAATGGGTGTGACCAACATTCGTTTCCCGGAAAGCTCCGGGGTCGGCATCAAGCCCGTGTCGCGTGAAGGTACCGAACGCCTGGTGCGCAAGGCGATCCAGTACGCCATCGACAATGGCCGCAAGTCGGTGACCCTGGTGCACAAGGGCAACATCATGAAATTCACCGAAGGGGCGTTCAAGGCCTGGGGCTATGCCCTTGCACAACGCGAATTCGGCGCGCAGCCCCTGGATGGCGGTCCCTGGATGCGGCTCACCAACCCGCGTACTGGCGACGACATCGTGATCAAGGACGTGATCGCCGACGCCTTCCTGCAAGAAATATTGCTCAACCCTCAAAATTACGAGGTTATTGCCACTTTGAACCTGAACGGCGACTATATATCTGACGCCCTGGCTGCTCAGGTCGGCGGCATCGGCATCGCGCCCGGAGCGAATCTTTCCGACAGTATCGGCATCTTCGAGGCCACGCACGGCACCGCACCGATGATCGCCGGTCAGGACAAGGCAAATCCCGGATCCATCGTGCTTTCCGCGGAAATGATGCTGCGCCACCTGGGTTGGATCGAAGCTGCCGACGCCATCGTCAGCGGCCTCTCAGGTGCGATCAAGGCAGGGCGGGTGACCGACGATCTGGCGCGCCTGATGACCGGTGCCGAGACTGTATCGTGTTCCGAATTCGGCCGGTGTATCGTCGCCCATATGTAA
- the clpA gene encoding ATP-dependent Clp protease ATP-binding subunit ClpA: protein MLNKELEFSLNLAFKQAREKRHEFITVEHLLLALTDNPTAVNVLRACGADLSRLKRELDLFIEDNTPRLNEGDQRETQPTVGFQRVLQRAVFHVQSSGRKEVTGANVLVALFGEQESHAVYLLSKQGISRLDVLNYISHGISKVSDEQQPDMDSEGPAEGAAAGEESARSNPLEQFATNLNELARQGKIDPLIGRDSEIERTVQILCRRRKNNPLYVGEAGVGKTALAEGLAKRIVDGEVPEILHDGVVYSLDLGALVAGTKYRGDFEKRLKGVLAQLKRQPGAILFIDEIHTIIGAGAASGGVMDASNLIKPMLANGQLKCIGSTTYQEYRGIFEKDRALARRFQKIDVREPSVEETYQILKGLKGRFEEHHDVRYTNPSLRAAAELSERYITDRHLPDKAIDVIDEAGARRRLQPASQRRKTISVHDVEDVVAKIARIPPKQVSTSDMETLRNLESNLKLVVFGQDEAIGTLAAAIKMSRSGLGHPDKPIGSFLFAGPTGVGKTEVTRQLAQVLGIELLRFDMSEYMERHTVSRLIGAPPGYVGFDQGGLLTDAILKHPHAVLLLDEIEKAHPDVFNLLLQVMDHGTLTDANGRQVDFRNVILVMTSNAGAQSVSRRTLGFTQQDHSTDGMEAIRRTFTPEFRNRLDAIIQFQPLEPRIVANVVDKFLIELEAQLEEKKVRLVVDDAARAWLAERGYDPIMGARPMARVIQEHVKKPLAEEILFGRLREGGEVHLDVEGEELRLDFVDQQEAVH from the coding sequence ATGTTGAACAAAGAGCTTGAATTCTCCCTTAATCTGGCCTTCAAGCAGGCCCGTGAAAAGCGCCACGAATTCATTACCGTGGAGCACCTGCTGTTGGCGCTCACCGACAACCCCACTGCGGTGAACGTGCTGCGTGCCTGTGGCGCCGATCTTTCGCGGCTGAAACGTGAGCTCGACCTGTTCATCGAAGACAACACGCCGCGGCTGAACGAAGGCGACCAGCGCGAAACCCAGCCTACGGTCGGTTTCCAGCGGGTGCTCCAGCGCGCCGTATTTCACGTTCAGTCCTCCGGACGCAAGGAGGTCACGGGCGCCAACGTGCTGGTGGCCCTGTTCGGCGAACAGGAATCGCATGCCGTCTACCTGCTGTCGAAGCAGGGGATCAGCCGGCTCGATGTGCTCAACTACATCTCTCATGGCATCTCCAAGGTTTCCGACGAACAGCAGCCCGACATGGACAGCGAGGGGCCGGCCGAGGGTGCGGCTGCAGGCGAGGAGTCTGCACGCAGCAACCCGCTGGAACAGTTCGCCACCAACCTCAACGAGCTCGCCCGCCAGGGCAAGATTGACCCCTTGATCGGCCGCGACAGCGAGATCGAGCGCACGGTGCAGATCCTGTGTCGTCGGCGCAAGAACAATCCGCTGTACGTGGGCGAGGCCGGCGTGGGCAAGACTGCACTGGCCGAGGGCCTTGCCAAGCGCATCGTCGACGGCGAGGTTCCCGAGATACTGCATGACGGCGTGGTCTATTCGCTGGATCTCGGCGCGCTGGTCGCAGGCACGAAATACCGCGGCGACTTCGAGAAGCGTCTCAAGGGCGTACTGGCCCAGCTCAAGCGCCAGCCGGGTGCGATTCTCTTCATTGACGAGATCCACACCATCATCGGTGCCGGCGCCGCCTCCGGCGGCGTGATGGACGCCTCCAACCTGATCAAGCCGATGCTGGCCAACGGTCAGCTCAAATGCATCGGTTCGACCACCTATCAGGAATATCGTGGGATCTTCGAGAAGGACCGTGCGCTGGCTAGGCGTTTCCAGAAAATCGACGTGCGCGAACCCAGCGTCGAGGAAACCTACCAGATCCTCAAGGGCCTCAAGGGTCGCTTCGAGGAACATCACGACGTGCGCTACACCAACCCCTCGCTGCGTGCGGCGGCCGAGTTGTCCGAGCGCTACATCACCGACCGGCACCTGCCCGACAAGGCGATCGACGTGATCGACGAGGCGGGCGCACGCCGCCGGCTACAGCCGGCCAGCCAGCGCCGCAAGACGATTTCCGTGCACGACGTCGAGGACGTGGTCGCCAAAATCGCCCGTATCCCGCCGAAACAGGTATCCACTTCGGACATGGAGACGCTGCGCAACCTGGAAAGCAACCTGAAGCTCGTCGTGTTCGGCCAGGACGAGGCGATCGGCACCCTGGCAGCGGCGATCAAGATGTCGCGCTCCGGACTTGGACACCCTGACAAACCGATTGGCTCGTTCCTGTTCGCCGGTCCGACCGGTGTAGGTAAGACCGAGGTTACCCGCCAGCTGGCGCAGGTTCTAGGCATCGAGTTACTCCGTTTCGACATGTCCGAGTACATGGAACGGCACACGGTGTCACGCCTCATCGGCGCCCCTCCGGGGTACGTCGGTTTCGATCAAGGCGGGCTGCTGACCGATGCCATCCTCAAGCACCCGCACGCCGTGTTGCTGCTGGATGAGATTGAAAAGGCACACCCGGACGTGTTCAACCTGTTGCTGCAGGTCATGGATCACGGCACGCTGACCGATGCGAACGGCCGCCAGGTGGATTTCCGCAACGTGATTCTCGTAATGACCAGCAACGCGGGCGCCCAGTCGGTCAGCCGGCGGACGCTGGGTTTCACCCAACAGGATCACTCGACCGACGGCATGGAGGCGATACGCCGCACGTTCACCCCGGAATTCCGCAATCGCCTGGATGCGATCATCCAGTTTCAGCCGCTGGAACCGCGCATCGTTGCGAACGTGGTCGACAAGTTTCTCATCGAACTGGAAGCTCAACTGGAAGAGAAGAAGGTCCGCCTCGTCGTGGACGACGCTGCGCGAGCCTGGTTGGCCGAGCGGGGGTACGACCCGATCATGGGCGCCCGTCCCATGGCGCGGGTTATCCAGGAACACGTCAAGAAGCCCCTGGCCGAGGAGATACTGTTCGGGCGGCTTCGCGAGGGCGGGGAAGTGCACCTCGACGTGGAAGGCGAAGAACTGCGCCTGGATTTCGTCGATCAGCAGGAGGCGGTCCACTAG
- the fabD gene encoding ACP S-malonyltransferase, whose product MSIAAVFPGQGSQSIGMLAVLSDKYSLVRDTFQEASDCLGMDLWALVQNGPEEELGRTAITQPAMLAAGVAVWRVWEEEGGCRPEVMAGHSLGEYTALVCAGALEFADAVRIVAERGRLMQSAVPAGTGSMAAVLGLTDEQVIALCSRAAGNQVVEAVNFNAPGQVVVAGHAEAVDRLMALASEGGAKRVISLSVSVPSHCALMKPAAESFAEVLKSTTFNSPRIPIVHNVDATQHAAPAELPELLVRQLYNPVHWVETIEGFADEGIRVVFEFGPGKVLSGLNKRIDRSLKVLCVEDTKTLDAALELCEEYGA is encoded by the coding sequence ATGAGCATTGCCGCCGTGTTTCCAGGTCAGGGTTCCCAGTCGATCGGGATGCTGGCCGTACTATCCGACAAGTATTCCCTGGTACGCGATACCTTTCAGGAGGCCTCCGACTGCCTGGGCATGGATTTGTGGGCCCTCGTGCAGAATGGCCCCGAGGAAGAGCTGGGACGTACTGCCATCACCCAGCCGGCCATGCTCGCTGCCGGCGTTGCCGTCTGGCGCGTCTGGGAGGAAGAGGGCGGATGCAGGCCCGAAGTGATGGCGGGTCACAGCCTAGGTGAATATACCGCGCTCGTCTGCGCCGGCGCGCTCGAATTCGCCGATGCCGTGCGTATCGTCGCCGAACGCGGACGCCTAATGCAGTCCGCCGTACCCGCTGGCACCGGCAGCATGGCAGCAGTCCTGGGGCTAACGGACGAGCAAGTCATCGCCCTGTGTTCACGCGCTGCCGGAAATCAGGTTGTCGAGGCCGTCAACTTCAATGCACCCGGGCAGGTCGTCGTGGCGGGGCATGCCGAAGCGGTCGATCGCCTGATGGCACTGGCGTCCGAGGGGGGAGCCAAACGCGTGATCTCCCTCAGCGTCAGCGTCCCGTCACACTGCGCATTGATGAAGCCGGCGGCGGAGAGCTTCGCCGAAGTTCTGAAGAGCACCACCTTCAATTCACCGCGTATACCCATCGTGCATAACGTGGATGCGACCCAGCACGCCGCTCCAGCAGAGTTGCCCGAATTGCTCGTGCGCCAGCTCTACAATCCAGTGCACTGGGTCGAAACCATCGAAGGCTTCGCCGACGAAGGTATCCGGGTGGTCTTCGAATTCGGACCCGGCAAGGTTCTCAGCGGCCTCAACAAGCGTATCGACCGCAGCCTGAAAGTCCTCTGCGTAGAGGACACCAAGACCCTCGACGCCGCATTGGAACTCTGCGAGGAATACGGGGCATGA
- the acpP gene encoding acyl carrier protein, translating to MSNVEERVKKIVVEQLGVKEEDVKNDSSFVDDLGADSLDTVELVMALEEEFECEIPDEEAEKITTVQQAIDYINAHLK from the coding sequence ATGAGCAACGTTGAAGAGCGCGTCAAAAAGATCGTGGTCGAGCAGCTTGGCGTCAAGGAGGAGGACGTCAAGAATGATTCATCCTTCGTCGACGATCTTGGCGCCGATTCCTTGGATACGGTGGAGCTGGTGATGGCTCTCGAAGAGGAGTTCGAGTGCGAAATCCCTGACGAAGAAGCCGAGAAGATCACCACCGTCCAGCAGGCGATCGACTACATCAACGCGCATCTGAAATAA
- the clpS gene encoding ATP-dependent Clp protease adapter ClpS — MSEEKRSDNEDFVVEERRPEVRQPPLYKVVILNDDYTPMEFVVEVLELFFRMDREKATRIMLHVHTRGRGVCGVYTRDIAETKVAQVNDYARDHQHPLLCTLEET; from the coding sequence ATGAGCGAGGAGAAGCGCAGCGACAATGAGGATTTCGTCGTCGAGGAGCGTCGTCCCGAGGTACGCCAGCCACCGCTGTACAAAGTGGTGATCCTCAATGATGACTACACCCCGATGGAATTTGTCGTTGAAGTACTGGAGCTGTTTTTCCGCATGGACCGGGAGAAGGCCACTCGGATCATGCTGCACGTACACACCCGCGGACGCGGCGTGTGCGGGGTGTACACCCGGGATATAGCGGAGACCAAGGTCGCTCAGGTCAACGATTATGCCCGCGATCACCAACACCCTTTGCTATGTACTCTGGAAGAGACTTGA
- the infA gene encoding translation initiation factor IF-1 has product MAKEDAIEMEGKVIDTLPNTMFRVQLDNGHVVTAHISGRMRKHYIRILTGDQVTVELTPYDLTKGRIVYRKK; this is encoded by the coding sequence ATGGCAAAAGAAGACGCGATCGAAATGGAAGGCAAGGTGATCGACACCCTGCCCAACACCATGTTCAGAGTTCAGCTCGATAACGGTCATGTGGTGACCGCACACATCTCCGGGCGCATGCGCAAGCATTACATCCGCATCCTGACCGGTGACCAAGTTACCGTCGAGCTGACGCCCTACGATTTGACCAAGGGGCGTATCGTCTACCGCAAGAAGTAG
- the fabG gene encoding 3-oxoacyl-ACP reductase FabG, translating into MSLQGEIALVTGASRGIGRAIALELAQAGATVIGTATSPAGAEAIASYLKEAGAEGTGLEMMVEDQASVEAALGQIGEQFGVVTILVNNAGITRDTLLMGMKDEDWDSVIDTDLSSVFRLARGCIRGMLKKRHGRIINIASVVAAAGNPGQCNYAAAKAGMIGFSKSLAREVGSRGITVNVVAPGFIDTDMTRALKEEQREGLLGQIPLRRLGEVEDIAKAVAFLAGRGGGYITGETLHVNGGMYMS; encoded by the coding sequence ATGAGTCTGCAAGGGGAAATCGCGCTGGTTACCGGCGCAAGCCGGGGCATCGGCAGGGCCATCGCTCTAGAGCTGGCACAGGCCGGTGCCACGGTAATCGGGACCGCCACGTCGCCGGCGGGTGCCGAAGCCATCGCAAGCTATCTGAAGGAAGCGGGCGCCGAGGGTACCGGTCTGGAAATGATGGTTGAGGACCAAGCTTCGGTCGAGGCTGCGCTGGGGCAGATCGGCGAACAGTTCGGCGTTGTCACGATTCTGGTCAACAATGCCGGCATCACGCGCGACACATTGCTGATGGGCATGAAGGACGAGGACTGGGATAGCGTGATCGACACCGACCTGAGTTCAGTCTTCCGGCTTGCCCGCGGCTGTATCCGCGGCATGCTCAAGAAACGCCATGGACGCATCATCAATATCGCCTCGGTGGTCGCGGCCGCTGGCAATCCTGGGCAATGCAACTATGCCGCGGCCAAGGCCGGAATGATCGGCTTCAGCAAATCGCTGGCCCGCGAGGTGGGCTCACGTGGCATCACTGTCAACGTGGTCGCGCCGGGTTTCATCGACACCGACATGACCCGCGCGCTCAAGGAAGAGCAGCGCGAGGGCCTGCTGGGCCAGATCCCATTGCGCCGACTGGGCGAGGTGGAGGATATTGCCAAGGCCGTGGCATTCCTGGCCGGTCGTGGCGGCGGCTACATTACCGGCGAGACGCTGCACGTTAACGGCGGGATGTACATGTCCTGA
- the mltG gene encoding endolytic transglycosylase MltG encodes MRKAIITGLAGLALLLGVLVVIGWHALSTPLQLPTEQVEFKVPAGSSARQVADRLHALHILRHPGWWLIYARLSDQAGSIQSGDYAVRTGMTPLQLLGDMVNGRTVQYGITLIDGWTFAQAMHALNADPHIRHTLKPVDYPGLIARLGGPKGMSPEGWFYPNTYFFSNGATDVSILKRAYQAMRQELDHAWDTRAPGLPLKTPYDALILASLVEKETGSAKERPLVASVFVNRLRLGMRLQSDPTVIYGLGKRYHGGITFKDLRNPSPYNTYVHTGLPPTPIALPGGPAIQAVLHPADTQYLYFVATGKGTHVFSKTYAEQKRAVIKYQLGGDAARYRADKTKPQAGG; translated from the coding sequence ATGCGCAAAGCGATCATCACCGGCTTGGCGGGTCTCGCGCTGCTTCTCGGCGTGCTCGTCGTGATCGGCTGGCATGCACTGAGCACGCCTCTGCAATTGCCGACCGAACAGGTCGAATTCAAGGTACCCGCCGGCAGCAGCGCCCGCCAAGTGGCTGATCGTCTGCATGCACTGCACATTCTCAGGCACCCTGGCTGGTGGCTAATCTATGCACGCCTGTCCGACCAGGCAGGCAGCATCCAGAGCGGCGACTATGCCGTACGTACCGGGATGACGCCGCTGCAACTGCTCGGCGACATGGTCAACGGACGCACCGTGCAATACGGCATTACCCTGATCGACGGCTGGACCTTCGCCCAGGCAATGCACGCCCTCAATGCCGACCCGCATATCCGGCATACGCTCAAACCGGTCGACTACCCCGGACTGATCGCACGGCTGGGAGGCCCCAAGGGCATGTCCCCTGAAGGCTGGTTCTATCCGAACACCTATTTTTTCAGCAATGGCGCCACCGACGTTTCCATCCTCAAGCGCGCCTATCAGGCGATGCGCCAGGAGCTCGACCATGCATGGGACACCCGAGCCCCGGGGCTTCCACTCAAAACCCCCTATGACGCGCTGATCCTCGCGTCCCTGGTGGAAAAGGAAACCGGCTCTGCCAAGGAGCGTCCGCTGGTGGCCAGCGTCTTCGTCAATCGCCTGCGTCTGGGCATGCGTCTGCAAAGCGATCCGACCGTGATCTACGGTTTGGGAAAACGCTATCATGGCGGCATCACCTTCAAGGACCTGCGCAATCCGTCCCCCTACAACACCTATGTGCATACCGGACTGCCGCCAACACCGATCGCCTTGCCGGGCGGCCCCGCCATCCAGGCCGTGCTGCATCCCGCCGACACGCAGTACCTATACTTCGTCGCCACGGGCAAGGGCACGCATGTCTTTTCCAAGACCTATGCCGAGCAGAAACGCGCCGTGATCAAATACCAGCTGGGCGGAGACGCCGCACGCTATCGCGCGGACAAAACCAAACCGCAGGCGGGCGGCTGA